The proteins below come from a single Malus domestica chromosome 03, GDT2T_hap1 genomic window:
- the LOC103407589 gene encoding pentatricopeptide repeat-containing protein At3g62890-like has product MPGRSVRSWTLMISGFVHCGKPKEAIGLFSEIEEAGVRPNEVMVVAVLAACADWGDLGLGRRIHECSTQSGFSKNVQVSNTLIEMYVECGCLEDPKGMDPNDVTFVGLLHASSHIGFVDQGREFFTSMTNDYGQGSFKRLTIEFITNMPIMPNTVVCGALLGGCKVHKNIELAEEATKHLSELDPLNDGYYVVLSNLYAEAQRWEDTARVRKIMRDRGVKKTPAWGSITVDGVVHEFVAEDETRPQTQEIVQMWEKLVEKMKLKGYVPNTSVVLLDMEEDQKEKFLYHHSEKLALVLGLMNTEPGTPIRIMKNLRVCDYCHAAFKLISATFRREIVVRDRNRFHCFKDGFCSCRDYW; this is encoded by the exons ATGCCCGGTAGAAGTGTGAGGTCATGGACGTTGATGATTTCAGGGTTTGTTCACTGCGGGAAGCCTAAGGAGGCGATTGGTTTGTtttcggagatcgaagaggctgGCGTGAGGCCAAATGAGGTGATGGTAGTGGCTGTTCTTGCGGCGTGTGCTGACTGGGGGGACTTGGGTTTGGGTAGGAGAATTCATGAGTGCTCGACCCAAAGTGGGTTTAGCAAAAATGTTCAGGTTTCCAACACTTTGATTGAAATGTATGTCGAATGTGGATGCTTGGAGGATCCT AAAGGCATGGATCCGAATGATGTAACCTTTGTCGGACTGTTGCATGCTTCTAGCCACATTGGGTTTGTGGATCAGGGTCGTGAATTCTTCACCAGCATGACTAACGATTATG GGCAGGGCTCCTTCAAGAGGCTCACGATCGAGTTTATCACAAACATGCCTATCATGCCCAATACTGTCGTATGTGGAGCTCTCCTTGGCGGATGCAAAGTTCACAAAAACATTGAACTGGCTGAAGAAGCAACTAAGCACCTCTCGGAATTGGATCCACTTAATGATGGATACTATGTGGTTCTGTCAAACCTTTATGCAGAAGCACAACGGTGGGAAGACACAGCGAGGGTGAGAAAGATAATGAGGGATCGAGGGGTGAAGAAGACGCCTGCGTGGGGTTCAATTACAGTGGATGGAGTGGTTCATGAGTTTGTAGCCGAGGATGAAACCCGTCCTCAAACTCAAGAGATCGTCCAAATGTGGGAGAAACTAGTTGAGAAAATGAAGCTGAAGGGTTATGTGCCTAACACCTCAGTTGTTCTGCTAGACATGGAAGAGGATCAGAAGGAAAAATTTCTCTACCATCATAGCGAGAAATTAGCGCTGGTTTTAGGGTTGATGAATACAGAACCTGGAACACCAATTCGAATTATGAAGAATCTTCGTGTTTGTGATTACTGTCATGCTGCTTTCAAACTTATATCAGCAACTTTTAGAAGAGAGATAGTTGTGCGTGACCGTAACCGGTTCCATTGTTTCAAAGATGGTTTTTGTTCCTGCAGGGATTACTGGTAA
- the LOC103412572 gene encoding ER membrane protein complex subunit 8/9 homolog produces MGGELRYEIAQNAYIKLVLHALKHKTSAVNGILLGRVSPHNDVVEITDSVPLFHSHIGLLPQLEISLILIEEHFAAKGVSIVGYFHANERFDDHELGGIAKNVGDHIYRYLPQAAILLLDNRKFEALSKTKDRSPVVQLYTKDASRTWKLVGSDGNQLTIKEPSANVVLLDYISTEKWQDVVDFDDHLDDISKDWLNPELFK; encoded by the exons ATGGGTGGCGAGTTACGCTACGAGATCGCACAAAATGCCTACATAAAGCTAGTGCTACACGCTCTCAAGCACAAGACCTCCGCCGTCAACGGCATCCTCCTCGGTCGCGTCTCCCCCCACAACGACGTCGTGGAGATCACCGATTCCGTCCCTCTCTTCCACTCCCACATCGGCCTCCTCCCCCAGCTCGAGATCTCCCTCATCCTG ATAGAGGAGCACTTTGCTGCTAAAGGAGTGAGCATTGTGGGGTATTTCCATGCTAACGAGAGGTTTGACGATCACGAGCTCGGCGGCATTGCCAAGAACGTCGGCGATCACATTTATCGCTACCTTCCTCAAGCTGCAATTCTTTTG CTTGATAACAGGAAGTTTGAAGCTTTGTCGAAGACTAAGGACCGGAGCCCCGTAGTGCAG CTCTACACGAAGGATGCATCCAGGACTTGGAAGTTAGTTGGATCGGATGGAAACCAGTTGACCATCAAAGAGCCATCAGCAAATGTTGTTCTATTGGATTACATCTCCACCGAAAAATGGCAGGATGTTGTAGATTTCGATGATCACCTTGATGACATTAGCAA GGACTGGCTGAACCCAGAACTATTCAAGTAA
- the LOC103422499 gene encoding heterogeneous nuclear ribonucleoprotein 1-like yields MGSKSNAGHPHTGDGASPGKIFIGGLAKDTTNATFTKHFGKYGEIVDSVIMKDRFTGTPRGFGFITYADPSVVDTVIEETHVINGKQVEIKRTIPKGQGQSKDFKTKKIFVGGIPSSVSEDELKSFFSEYGKVVEHQIIRDHETNRSRGFGFVIFDSEEVVDELLSKGNMIDMEGTQVEIKKAEPKKASNPPSAPAYGSNSRARSFNDGFGGYGSSYGSFDGGFGPGPYRTPGGLGGRYGGGYGYGYGSDSGEFGSGYGNFGSSSLGGYRGETSLGYSSRFGPYGGGYGGGYNASGLGGYGRGSEGYGSYGGSNYGGGYDSGPGATYGGGAGGPYGRGGYSSSSRYHPYGR; encoded by the exons ATGGGTTCGAAGTCGAATGCCGGCCATCCTCACACAGGCGATGGCGCCAGCCCTGG AAAGATCTTCATCGGTGGATTGGCAAAAGACACTACAAATG CTACATTTACCAAGCACTTTGGGAAATATGGAGAGATAGTGGACTCAGTGATAATGAAAGATCGCTTCACGGGTACCCCACGGGGATTTGGGTTTATTACCTATGCCGATCCATCAGTTGTTGACACAGTTATTGAGGAAACTCATGTTATTAATGGAAAGCAG GTTGAGATCAAGCGAACCATTCCGAAAGGTCAAGGGCAATCAAAGGATtttaagacaaagaagatattTGTTGGTGGCATTCCATCATCAGTCTCTGAGG ATGAGTTGAAAAGTTTCTTCTCTGAGTATGGGAAAGTGGTGGAACACCAAATCATACGAGATCATGAGACCAATCGTTCTAGAGGCTTTGGGTTTGTTATTTTTGACAGTGAGGAAGTTGTAGATGAGTTGTTATCTAAAGGAAACATGATTGATATGGAGGGTACCCAG GTGGAGATCAAGAAAGCTGAACCAAAGAAAGCCTCAAATCCACCATCTGCTCCTGCATATGGTAGCAATTCTAGGGCTCGTTCTTTCAATGATGGCTTTGGTGGATATGGCAGTTCTTATGGTAGTTTTGATGGAGGGTTTGGCCCTGGACCCTATAGGACACCAGGTGGTCTTGGTGGTAGATATGGTGGTGGTTATGGCTACGGTTATGGTAGCGATAGTGGCGAATTTGGCAGTGGTTATGGGAATTTTGGCAGCAGTAGCTTAGGTGGCTATCGAGGTGAGACTTCCCTTGGTTATTCTAGCCGCTTTGGACCATATGGTGGTGGTTATGGTGGGGGCTATAATGCGAGTGGTTTAGGTGGTTATGGCCGAGGCAGTGAAGGCTATGGAAGTTACGGAGGTTCAAACTATGGTGGTGGCTATGACTCTGGTCCTGGGGCTACTTATGGTGGAGGAGCAGGTGGACCATATGGAAGGGGGGGATATAGTAGCAGTAGTCGGTACCACCCCTATGGAAGGTAG
- the LOC103422501 gene encoding pentatricopeptide repeat-containing protein At3g61360-like — protein MPHLTRLKRSNQLTEIPLKLKFSFINAFKLSSQILPSSETNIEIDTITRIINNHPYPDQPLQPTLLQHIPPQVLSTSFVENVLGHLFAAHSNGLKALEFFDYSLNHSQLCPSSDGFEKMLHILTRMRYFDKAWELMAKISRMHPSLLTLKSMSIILSKIAKFQSYEDVLEAFEKLENDIFAGRKFGTDEFNVLLRAFCTERQMKEARSVFMKMCSRFSPNTKTMNILLLGFKESGDITAIELFYHELVRRGFKPNSITYNIRIDAYCKKGCFADGLRLFEGMERENLSPTLETITTLIHGAGVARNPIKARQLFDEIRLRNLLPDTGAYNALMSSLIRSRDLKSAVALMDEMEKNHIEHDDMTYHTIFSGLMRTYDIEGVSRLYHKMVDRSFVPKTRTVVMIMKFFCVNHQLDSGLHLWRYLVGKGYCPHGHALDRLLTGLCSCGMVNEAFECSTQMVERGRRMSEASFRTLESFLVQEGEMEKLRKLKQMIRKLHTLLPPGKGHTIADPA, from the coding sequence ATGCCCCACTTGACGAGACTAAAGAGATCCAATCAGCTTACTGAAATTCCTCTAAAGCTAAAATTTTCTTTCATTAACGCCTTTAAATTGTCCAGCCAAATTCTACCGTCATCAGAAACCAACATTGAAATTGATACGATCACCAGAATAATTAACAACCATCCTTATCCTGATCAACCACTTCAACCAACTCTTCTCCAGCACATCCCACCGCAAGTTCTTTCCACCAGTTTTGTGGAGAATGTTCTTGGTCACCTTTTCGCAGCCCATTCCAATGGTCTTAAAGCCCTTGAGTTCTTCGATTATTCCCTCAATCATTCCCAGTTATGTCCAAGCTCAGACGGTTTTGAAAAGATGCTGCACATCCTTACCAGGATGCGTTATTTTGATAAAGCTTGGGAGTTGATGGCCAAAATAAGCAGGATGCACCCGTCCTTGCTTACCCTTAAGTCAATGAGCATCATTCTGTCGAAAATAGCAAAATTTCAATCGTATGAAGATGTCCTTGAAGCATTTGAAAAACTGGAGAATGATATTTTCGCTGGGAGGAAGTTTGGTACTGATGAGTTCAATGTACTCCTCAGAGCATTTTGCACCGAAAGGCAGATGAAGGAGGCACGTTCAGTGTTCATGAAGATGTGTTCTCGCTTTTCACCCAACACCAAGACCATGAATATCTTGCTCCTGGGGTTCAAGGAATCAGGAGATATTACTGCAATAGAACTCTTCTACCATGAACTGGTTAGAAGAGGCTTTAAGCCAAATAGTATAACTTATAACATTAGAATCGATGCGTATTGTAAGAAAGGTTGCTTTGCTGATGGATTGAGACTTTTTGAAGGAATGGAACGGGAAAACTTGTCACCTACTTTAGAAACAATCACTACACTGATCCATGGAGCAGGGGTTGCTCGAAATCCAATCAAGGCACGACAGTTATTTGATGAGATTCGCTTGAGAAATTTGCTTCCGGACACTGGGGCTTACAATGCTTTGATGAGTTCACTTATTAGATCAAGAGATCTGAAGTCAGCAGTCGCCTTGATGGATGAGATGGAAAAGAATCATATTGAGCATGATGATATGACTTACCATACCATCTTCTCTGGCTTGATGAGGACATATGATATCGAAGGCGTTTCCAGACTATATCATAAAATGGTTGACAGAAGTTTTGTGCCCAAAACACGAACAGTGGTGATGATAATGAAATTTTTCTGTGTAAATCATCAGCTTGATTCGGGTTTGCATTTGTGGCGATACCTAGTGGGGAAAGGATATTGTCCTCACGGTCATGCATTGGACCGTCTGTTAACGGGATTGTGCTCCTGTGGTATGGTAAACGAAGCATTTGAGTGCTCGACACAGATGGTGGAGAGAGGGAGACGTATGAGTGAAGCTTCATTTCGGACACTGGAAAGCTTTCTGGTTCAGGAAGGTGAGATGGAGAAGCTGAGGAAGCTGAAGCAGATGATAAGGAAATTGCATACCCTGTTGCCCCCAGGAAAAGGGCATACGATCGCTGATCCTGCATAG
- the LOC139194328 gene encoding uncharacterized protein: MDKQWIHNHNRCAVEYLDGIDEFIEFATRHNLGSTIRCPCRRCNNSMWETFENVRFHLVRNGMVETYTTWYHHGERLDQASSSYVTRVETVESNVDHSEQVMNILNDVYPYASSNTNHERGDDGRPTMDSEAFKNYEKLLKNAKQELYLGCENFSVLTAIVELMHGKIKFGLSNKCFDYFFGVIKRMLPKENCLPEDHKSAQKVLKGLGLGYEKIHACVNNCILFYKENKQFDKCPVCNEPRFKMTSQNRKNKIPQKVMRYLPLKPRLQRLYMSMHTSTDMRWHKKGRVNDDVMRHPADGDAWKDFDRMYPDFAADPRNVRLGLATDEFNPFGVLDQTHSTWPVVFFLIICHLGSA; this comes from the coding sequence ATGGACAAACAGTGGATACATAATCATAATAGATGTGCTGTTGAGTACTTGGATGGAATAGATGAGTTCATTGAATTCGCAACTAGACACAACCTAGGTTCAACTATCCGATGTCCGTGTAGAAGGTGTAACAACTCAATGTGGGAGACATTCGAaaatgttcgatttcatttagtaagaAATGGGATGGTCGAGACCTATACTACTTGGTATCATCATGGAGAACGATTAGACCAAGCTTCGTCTTCATATGTGACACGAGTGGAGACTGTTGAATCTAATGTGGATCATAGTGAACAAGTTATGAATATCCTAAATGACGTTTATCCATACGCCTCAAGCAACACCAATCATGAACGGGGAGATGATGGTCGTCCAACCATGGACAGTGAGGCATTCAAAAACTATGAAAAACTATTGAAAAATGCCAAGCAAGAATTATATCTGGGTTGCGAGAACTTTTCGGTGCTCACAGCAATTGTGGAGTTGATGCATGGCAAGATCAAGTTTGGTTTGTCAAACAagtgttttgattacttttttGGAGTTATCAAGAGGATGCTTCCAAAGGAGAATTGTTTACCTGAAGATCATAAAAGTGCCCAAAAAGTGTTGAAGGGTCTCGGATTGGGGTATGAAAAAATTCATGCATGTGTAAATAATTGTATATTGTTCTATAAGGAGAACAAACAGTTTGATAAATGCCCTGTCTGCAATGAGCCGAGGTTTAAAATGACATCACAGAATAGAAAGAACAAGATTCCACAAAAAGTAATGCGTTATCTTCCATTGAAGCCTAGGTTGCAGCGATTGTACATGTCGATGCATACCTCAACCGACATGAGATGGCATAAAAAAGGACGGGTAAATGACGATGTTATGAGGCATCCTGCAGATGGAGATGCATGGAAAGATTTTGATCGGATGTACCCTGATTTTGCAGCTGATCCACGCAACGTTAGATTGGGACTTGCCACCGACGAATTTAATCCGTTCGGGGTTTTAGACCAAACCCACAGCACTTGGCCAGTCGTCTTTTTCCTTATAATCTGCCACCTTGGAAGtgcatga
- the LOC114826347 gene encoding uncharacterized protein — translation MFPEIDMFEEVYVRPNNETTKQLHATMVEKRDVVLHEATSQLPSETPIEDVTLPEDVGFQIMTDVLDQNFGRRRGKVVRGMGKARVRETGASSSRSNTVEVNALKEEVTQLRAEGEQMKVQLRAQDERMKAQDEEVRTCVGRVQELVQAIQMAGLQISLPAPHLAPPSTSDPFCPADTK, via the exons ATGTTCCCAGAGATCGACATGTTCGAGGAAGTTTACGTGCGACCTAATAATGAGACCACTAAGCAACTTCAT GCTACTATGGTGGAAAAAAGAGATGTTGTCCTCCACGAAGCAACATCGCAGCTTCCCTCAGAGACTCCGATCGAGGACGTCACGCTACCTGAGGATGTAGGTTTTCAGATCATGACTGATGTCCTGGATCAGAACTTCGGTCGTCGTCGTGGCAAGGTTGTTCGAGGTATGGGGAAAGCGCGAGTTCGTGAGACGGGTGCCTCTTCTTCCAGATCGAATACAGTAGAGGTCAATGCATTGAAGGAGGAAGTGACGCAGCTGAGGGCCGAGGGTGAGCAGATGAAGGTGCAGCTTAGGGCCCAGGATGAGCGGATGAAGGCCCAGGACGAGGAGGTGAGGACCTGTGTCGGGAGGGTGCAAGAACTTGTACAAGCCATACAGATGGCTGGCCTCCAAATCTCGCTACCAGCACCTCATCTTGCTCCACCTTCGACCTCAGACCCATTTTGCCCTGCCGATACCAAGTAG